TGGTTACACGCTCGACGGCGGCACGCGCCTCCGTGCAGAGGTGGCAGTCAGCTTTGGTGAGGAGGACGACGTCGGGAGTAGCCATGGGATAACGGTAACCGCCCCGCCAACCCTCACTCACATCCCACCCCCACCGGCGCGGGTGTCAGTGCGCCACCAGCGAGGTGCATCAGCCATTGACTAGACTCAAGTCATGCCCGAGGAGAAGAACGCCGTGGTCGCCGCAGCTGCCAAAGCGCAGAAGCACACCGGCGAAGCTGCTTTCTTCGACGTCGACAACACGTTGATGAAGGGAGCCAGCCTCTTCCATGTGGCCCGGAAGATGTACGAACGCAAGGCGTTCACCTTGCCGCAGGCCGCTGGCTTCGCATGGAAGCAGTTCAAATTCGTGATGCGCGGCGAGAACATGGAAGACGTTCACGCCGTAAGGGACTCCGCGCTCACATTGGCGGCAGGCATCACCGTCGATGACATCAAAGCCTTGGGCGAAGAAGTCTACGACGAGATGATCGAGTCACGGATCTGGCCCGGAACCAAAGCGCTGGCCGAACAGCACCTCAGGGTCGGCCGCAAAGTGTGGCTGGTTACGGCGACCCCGATCGAGGTGGCTACTGTGATCTCAACCCGCCTGGGCCTGACCGGCGCGCTGGGGACTGTCGGCGAAGTGCACGACGGCATGTACACGGGGAAGCTCGTGGGCGACATCCTGCACGGTCCCGCTAAGGCAGTCGCGGTCCAGTTGGTCGCCGACCGCGAAGGGTTGGACCTGGACCACTGCTGGGCCTACAGCGATTCTGCCAACGACATCCCCTTGCTGACCATGGTGGGGCACCCCGTCGTCATCAACCCGGACGCGAAGCTCCGCCGGCACGCCCGCGACAACAATTGGCCCGTCTACGACTTCCGGGCCGGCCGCCGCGCCGCAACACTCGGGCTCAAAGCAGCTACGGTGGGCGGCGCCATCTACGGCTTGTGGCGGGGCTTCTCCAGGTTCCGCGGCCCCCGCATCTGACCCTCGTTCACATCCCACCCCCTTCAGGCCAACCCTCTCGCACATCCCACCCTCTTCAGGCCAACCCTCTCGCACCTCCCCTGGAGGTGGCCTCGATCCCTGTGGATAACTTCTGCAGCCCCAACGGCATCTGGGTCAGAATGCCGGTATGCAGATTCCCACACCCGTACCCTCCAAGCTGGCATCCGCCCCATTCACTCTCTCGGAGGCCCAGGCGGCCGGCCTCGCCCATCCTCAGCTCTGGAAGCGCTTCAACATTGAGGCTGTAAGCAAGGGCATCTACCGTCCGAAGGACTGGGCCTTCGACCTGAAATCGGCTGCTCGCTCGCTCTCGGCGGCGAGCCCTGGCGCTTGGATCTCACATGTCACTGCTGCCAAGATTCACGGATTTTCGCTCCCACCTTGGCTATCAGATTCACATGAGCTGCATCTGAGCAAGCCACGGACTCTGCCGGCAGTGCGACGAAAAGGCGTTATCGGCCACACCGTCGTTGTCTGGAAGGATGAAATAGAGCACAGTCACGGCATGTGGATCAGTACGCGCTCCAGGACTTGGTTGGACTTGGCCCGGATTCTTCCGCTGAATGAACTGGTCAGCGTTGGTGACGAACTCATTCGCGTCCCAAGGCCGGAGTTTGAGCAAAGGGAACTGCCGTTCACGACTATCCACGAACTTCGCATGATGGTGGATCGCCACAAGAACTTGCAGGGTGTTGTCCGGGCGAGGGAAGCACTGGACCTGATGCGGGTCGGTGCCGACTCGGCGCCGGAGTCTGCACTCCGTCTGGCTATGCTCGATGCCGGCCTTCCCGACCCGGAACTACAGGTACGGCTCTACATCAACGATCCCTTCTCGCCTTCAGCCGACCTCGGCTACCGGCAGCGTCGGATCGCAATCCAGTACGACGGCGGTCATCACCTTGGGCACGAACAGATCCTCAGCGATCGGCGCAGGGACAAGGCATTTGAGGCAGCGGGGTGGACGGTGCTCATCTTCGGGAAGTCGGATCTCGCGGACAACTTCGCGAATGCCACCCGTCAGATCAATAAGGCGTTAAGAAACGGCTGGGTGGACCCGTCGGTCCAGGCGGGCTTCGCGCAGCCGCACGAGTGAGAGAGCGTGGGCCGGAAACAGGCGGGACGTGAGAGAGCGTGGGCCGGAAACAGGCGGGACGTGAGAGAGCGTCCGGGGGAAACAGGCGGGACGTGAGAGAGCGTCATGGGGATGCAAAAATGCCCGCCACCTCGAAAGGCAACGGGCATTCACGCTTGATGAAGTATCTCTACTTCTTATTGCGGCGCTGGTGGCGGGTCTTGCGAAGCAGCTTGCGGTGCTTCTTCTTGGCCATACGCTTGCGGCGCTTCTTAATAACTGAACCCACGAAAGTTCCTTACAAACTAGAAGGTCCTGTCTGTTGGAACGGATCCGCGGAAGCAGACAGTACAACTGACAGATTCTTACATTGACGTAAAACGTTCCTTAACAGAGTACCGCTTCAAAGGGGCACCCTGTGACCACGGTCCGTGGGGCGGACTGCGGCAGCCTCAGGCAGTCTCGGATTGCCCGTCCACCACGGCACCTTTGAGGTACTGGGATACGGCTTCTTCCGGAACCCGGAAGGAGCGGCCGAACCTGACGGCGGGCATTTCCCCTGAGTGGACCAGGCGATACACGGTCATTTTGGAAACACGCAAGACGTCGGCTACTTCAGCCACCGTCATGAAACGCGCATTCGAGAAGTTAGTCTCCGCGGACATTTCCCATATTCCTTTGCTCTCAGACAGTAGGACACCCCCAGTAGAACGGTGTGCCGATGCTGAGCCATCCAACAACCATGTGCTAGATACTCTAGAGGCTGATGGGGCCAATGTGAAAGCATTTCCGGAAAGTGGGACCCTACTCCCCCGCCGCCACGCGACGCTTCCGGGCCGATGCTGCGAGCTGCTCAAGCACCGAGGCCGTAACGTCCCACTCCATGCAGGCGTCGGTGACACTCTGGCCGTAGACGAGTTCCTGCTCGCCAGCCAACTGCTTGGCGGTGTCCAGGTTCTGCGCCCCGCCCACGAGGAAGCTCTCCAGCATCACACCCGCAACAGGAGAAGAGGAACCCGTCTCAAGCTGCGCACCGATTTCCAGCGCCACCTCGGCCTGGCGGTGGTGGCTCTTCCCGCTGTTGGCGTGCGAAGCGTCCACGATCAGCCGCGGGTTCAGGCCCTTGGCTGCAAGCTTGGACGAAGCTGCAGCAACGTCGGAGGCTGAGTAGTTCGGTCCCTTGCGTCCGCCGCGCAGGATCACGTGGGTGTCGGGGTTACCGGACGTCGCCACGAGCGCTGCCCGGCCGTCGTCGTCGATTCCCAGGAAGGCTTGCTCGGCGGCAGAGGCGCCGCACGCATCGATCGCCACCTGGAGGTCGCCGTCGGTCCCGTTCTTGAATCCGATGGGCATGGACAGGCCGGAGGCGAGCTGACGGTGGATCTGGCTTTCGGTGGTGCGCGCACCGATGGCACCCCAGGAAACGAGGTCGGCCATGTACTGCGGGCTGATGGGCTCAAGGAACTCGGTGGCCGTGGGCAACCCGAGCGCGGTGACCTGCTTGAGGAAGCCGCGCGCTGCGCGCAGTCCTGCAGCGATGTCGTGGCTGCCGTCCAGGTGGGGATCGTTGATGAGACCCTTCCAGCCGACCGTGGTGCGCGGCTTCTCGAAGTAGGTCCGCATGACGATCAGCAGGTCTTCCTTGTGCTTCTCAGCCTGGCTGACCAACCGGCGGGCGTATTCAAGCCCGGCCTTGGGGTCGTGGATGGAGCAGGGTCCAACGATCACCAGGAGCCGGTCGTCCACCCCGTCCATGATGGCGCGGACCTGGTCACGGCCGCGGTCGACGACGGCTGCTGAGTGGGCGTCCAGCGGCAACTCAGCGATGAGGTCCTGGGGAGCCGGCAGCGGCTCGAAGCGCGCTACCCGCAAGTTGGAGGTTGAGGGCTGCGCGGCGTCAGCGGAGTCGAGCGGGGCGGATTCTGCGGCGATGCTGGTCATTTCTGGGTCCTGTCCGGGATGCGGAGCGGGCCCCTTTTCAGAACCCGCCGGATATGGCGAAGGGCAGAGAATGATCTCTGCCCTGTTGGCTCTGAAGGAAAGTTGGATGCGTGTCAGTTAGACGCGGGCCCCTCCAGAGCCAACGAAAAATACGCATACCAACG
This Paenarthrobacter sp. GOM3 DNA region includes the following protein-coding sequences:
- a CDS encoding 3-deoxy-7-phosphoheptulonate synthase, whose protein sequence is MTSIAAESAPLDSADAAQPSTSNLRVARFEPLPAPQDLIAELPLDAHSAAVVDRGRDQVRAIMDGVDDRLLVIVGPCSIHDPKAGLEYARRLVSQAEKHKEDLLIVMRTYFEKPRTTVGWKGLINDPHLDGSHDIAAGLRAARGFLKQVTALGLPTATEFLEPISPQYMADLVSWGAIGARTTESQIHRQLASGLSMPIGFKNGTDGDLQVAIDACGASAAEQAFLGIDDDGRAALVATSGNPDTHVILRGGRKGPNYSASDVAAASSKLAAKGLNPRLIVDASHANSGKSHHRQAEVALEIGAQLETGSSSPVAGVMLESFLVGGAQNLDTAKQLAGEQELVYGQSVTDACMEWDVTASVLEQLAASARKRRVAAGE
- a CDS encoding DUF559 domain-containing protein is translated as MQIPTPVPSKLASAPFTLSEAQAAGLAHPQLWKRFNIEAVSKGIYRPKDWAFDLKSAARSLSAASPGAWISHVTAAKIHGFSLPPWLSDSHELHLSKPRTLPAVRRKGVIGHTVVVWKDEIEHSHGMWISTRSRTWLDLARILPLNELVSVGDELIRVPRPEFEQRELPFTTIHELRMMVDRHKNLQGVVRAREALDLMRVGADSAPESALRLAMLDAGLPDPELQVRLYINDPFSPSADLGYRQRRIAIQYDGGHHLGHEQILSDRRRDKAFEAAGWTVLIFGKSDLADNFANATRQINKALRNGWVDPSVQAGFAQPHE
- a CDS encoding helix-turn-helix domain-containing protein encodes the protein MSAETNFSNARFMTVAEVADVLRVSKMTVYRLVHSGEMPAVRFGRSFRVPEEAVSQYLKGAVVDGQSETA
- a CDS encoding HAD family hydrolase, whose product is MPEEKNAVVAAAAKAQKHTGEAAFFDVDNTLMKGASLFHVARKMYERKAFTLPQAAGFAWKQFKFVMRGENMEDVHAVRDSALTLAAGITVDDIKALGEEVYDEMIESRIWPGTKALAEQHLRVGRKVWLVTATPIEVATVISTRLGLTGALGTVGEVHDGMYTGKLVGDILHGPAKAVAVQLVADREGLDLDHCWAYSDSANDIPLLTMVGHPVVINPDAKLRRHARDNNWPVYDFRAGRRAATLGLKAATVGGAIYGLWRGFSRFRGPRI
- a CDS encoding 30S ribosomal protein bS22 codes for the protein MGSVIKKRRKRMAKKKHRKLLRKTRHQRRNKK